In bacterium, a single genomic region encodes these proteins:
- a CDS encoding helix-turn-helix domain-containing protein, with amino-acid sequence MLKLEERVEIKVLKEQGYSIRQIV; translated from the coding sequence TTGGAGGAAAGGGTGGAAATAAAGGTATTAAAGGAGCAGGGATATTCAATACGGCAGATAGTGTAA